One genomic segment of Nitrosopumilus sp. b3 includes these proteins:
- a CDS encoding ribosome biogenesis protein has translation MISLVLSESSLELVPYELQDHPSVISHARKLGKHPSEILLDNSWHFAAMRGIENEMKRGRPDLVHFSILEATTIPLYLKNKIKIYIHTLDDKVIYFGQNVHIPKSYHRFEGVIEKLYQDKKIMPNNEVLLEIKEKTFSELLDEINPSKVIGFSTKGKPGSYEKIADKMSDDSCIVVGGFQKGHFSNFIENKITEMYSVGDESFEGHVVVARLLYECEKTIFM, from the coding sequence ATGATTTCTTTAGTTCTATCAGAATCTTCATTGGAACTAGTACCTTATGAACTACAAGATCATCCTTCAGTAATTTCCCATGCAAGAAAACTTGGTAAACATCCTTCAGAAATTTTACTAGATAATTCATGGCATTTTGCAGCTATGAGAGGAATTGAAAATGAAATGAAGAGAGGAAGGCCTGATTTAGTCCATTTTTCAATTCTTGAGGCCACTACCATTCCATTATATCTTAAAAACAAAATAAAAATTTACATTCATACACTTGATGATAAAGTAATTTACTTTGGTCAAAATGTCCACATTCCAAAATCTTATCATAGATTTGAAGGAGTAATAGAAAAACTCTATCAAGATAAAAAAATTATGCCAAATAATGAAGTACTGCTAGAAATTAAAGAAAAAACTTTTTCAGAACTCCTTGATGAAATTAATCCATCCAAAGTAATTGGTTTTTCTACAAAAGGAAAACCTGGTTCATATGAAAAAATTGCAGATAAGATGTCTGATGATTCCTGTATTGTTGTAGGGGGATTCCAGAAGGGACATTTTTCTAATTTTATTGAAAACAAAATCACTGAAATGTATTCTGTTGGCGATGAATCATTTGAAGGTCATGTTGTAGTTGCCAGACTACTTTATGAGTGCGAAAAAACCATTTTTATGTAG
- a CDS encoding adenosylcobalamin-dependent ribonucleoside-diphosphate reductase, with amino-acid sequence MDNSQIENTISEIRKRSGAVTAFNQNKISNAIFRALAATSKADRGMADQLAENVVNKLVEQGFTSSRTPTVEDIQDIVESTLIDSGNSDIAKAYIVYRHERRKLREEKMKVLNLKTLDPVSKKFDLNCLRVLASRYLFRNSKNEIIESPTQMFERVAILVGIGDVLYDSQVFDKSGNIKQDIEEANSYLEKLDAFDYKFKVGNYFLNKWHFRSLINHYVTLANKGQMKVSFKDLLTLLAAKKLDSYADKITEYFDLMVAQDFLPNSPTMMNAGGRLGQLSACFVLGMEDGMEQIMKSTSDAALIFKSGGGVGINYSDLREEGDIVASTSGVASGPVSFMNIINTVTEVVKQGGKRRGANMGIIEAWHPDVEKFITNKTEPGILENFNVSVGIWEDFWHALVNTSDGNYVLRSPRDKKPVKEINAHQLIDLIALSAWKSAEPGLIFFDQINKYNVFAKARKAPLRATNPCGEQSLYPYESCNLGSINLVNLVKRQADGTYEFDWQRYEETIRKTTRFLDNIIDVNTYPVPEISVASKESRRIGLGVMGVADLLYKLKIPYNSHEGYELQSKLSEALSYYSMEESVALAKSRGEFPLCSKTEYPEGKIPISGYYEKPKTSHSYEWDPLIDKIKKHGIRNVLTTTVAPTGTLSMIADCSNGMEPAFALVFEKRVTVGRFFYTNKILEEALKEAGLYNDEILEKIADNYGSLKGLDEIPQWMQDVFVTAMDIHWADHLMAQGVWQDWIGNAIAKTINMPYDVTVEDVKSAYLLAHELGLKGMTVYRDGSRHKQVLHMTSENATKIFEVSPSAYMTAFVTENITNPYIKSQVNASLALKVHDEEITMEPLKHEEVSEDRLCPTCKNSLVFVEGCSICIECGYSGCTSG; translated from the coding sequence TTGGACAATTCACAAATTGAAAATACGATCAGTGAGATCCGTAAGCGCAGTGGCGCAGTAACGGCTTTCAATCAAAATAAAATTTCAAATGCCATATTCAGGGCATTGGCCGCCACCTCTAAAGCCGATCGTGGTATGGCAGATCAACTAGCAGAGAATGTAGTAAACAAACTAGTTGAGCAAGGATTTACAAGCAGTAGGACGCCTACTGTTGAGGATATCCAGGATATTGTAGAATCTACTTTAATTGATAGTGGAAATAGCGATATTGCAAAAGCATACATTGTTTACAGACATGAGCGAAGAAAGCTAAGAGAGGAGAAAATGAAGGTCTTGAATCTAAAGACCCTTGATCCTGTTTCCAAAAAGTTTGATCTGAATTGTCTTAGAGTTCTAGCATCTAGATATCTTTTCAGAAATTCAAAAAATGAAATCATTGAATCACCAACTCAAATGTTTGAGCGTGTTGCAATCCTGGTGGGAATCGGTGATGTTCTCTATGATTCACAAGTCTTTGACAAATCAGGAAATATCAAACAAGATATTGAAGAAGCAAACTCGTATCTTGAAAAACTAGATGCATTTGATTATAAATTCAAAGTAGGAAATTATTTCCTCAACAAATGGCATTTTAGATCTTTAATCAACCACTACGTAACTCTAGCAAACAAAGGTCAAATGAAAGTTAGCTTCAAAGATCTTTTGACATTACTAGCAGCAAAGAAACTTGATAGTTATGCAGACAAAATCACCGAATACTTTGATTTGATGGTTGCACAAGACTTTCTACCAAATTCACCAACAATGATGAATGCAGGTGGTAGATTAGGCCAACTATCTGCGTGCTTTGTACTCGGAATGGAAGATGGAATGGAACAAATCATGAAATCAACTTCTGATGCAGCATTAATCTTCAAGTCAGGTGGAGGTGTAGGAATTAACTATTCTGATCTTCGTGAGGAAGGCGATATTGTAGCATCCACTTCAGGTGTTGCATCAGGACCAGTATCTTTCATGAATATCATCAATACTGTAACTGAGGTAGTCAAACAAGGTGGAAAAAGACGTGGTGCAAACATGGGAATTATTGAAGCATGGCATCCTGATGTTGAAAAATTCATTACAAACAAAACAGAACCCGGTATTTTAGAGAACTTTAACGTAAGTGTTGGTATCTGGGAAGACTTTTGGCATGCACTAGTCAATACTTCTGATGGCAACTATGTTTTACGTAGTCCACGTGATAAAAAACCCGTAAAAGAAATCAATGCACACCAGCTAATTGATCTGATTGCACTTTCTGCATGGAAGAGCGCAGAGCCTGGATTGATCTTCTTTGATCAAATTAACAAGTACAATGTATTTGCAAAAGCAAGAAAAGCACCCCTAAGGGCAACAAACCCATGTGGTGAACAAAGTCTCTATCCATACGAGTCATGCAATCTTGGTTCTATCAACTTGGTAAATCTTGTAAAGAGACAAGCAGATGGAACTTATGAATTTGATTGGCAAAGATATGAAGAAACAATACGAAAGACAACAAGATTCTTGGATAACATAATTGATGTCAACACATATCCAGTACCAGAAATTAGTGTAGCATCAAAAGAATCAAGACGTATTGGACTTGGGGTGATGGGAGTAGCTGATCTCTTATACAAACTAAAAATCCCATACAATTCCCATGAAGGATATGAGCTACAATCAAAACTATCTGAAGCCCTGTCATACTATTCAATGGAGGAGAGTGTTGCCCTTGCAAAATCTCGAGGTGAGTTCCCACTCTGTTCTAAAACAGAATATCCAGAAGGTAAGATTCCTATTTCTGGATACTATGAGAAACCAAAAACATCTCATTCATATGAATGGGATCCACTCATTGATAAAATCAAAAAACATGGTATTAGAAATGTCTTGACTACAACTGTAGCTCCAACTGGAACACTCTCAATGATTGCAGACTGTTCTAACGGAATGGAACCTGCATTTGCACTAGTATTTGAGAAGAGAGTAACCGTTGGAAGATTCTTCTATACAAACAAGATTCTAGAAGAAGCTCTCAAAGAAGCTGGTCTATACAATGATGAAATTCTTGAAAAGATTGCAGACAACTATGGTTCATTGAAAGGATTAGATGAGATTCCTCAATGGATGCAAGATGTCTTTGTTACAGCAATGGATATCCATTGGGCTGATCATCTGATGGCTCAAGGTGTATGGCAAGACTGGATTGGAAATGCAATTGCAAAAACAATCAACATGCCATATGATGTAACAGTAGAAGATGTAAAGTCTGCATATCTACTTGCACACGAACTAGGACTAAAAGGAATGACTGTTTATCGTGACGGTTCTAGACACAAACAAGTCCTTCACATGACAAGCGAAAATGCAACAAAGATCTTTGAGGTATCACCAAGTGCATACATGACTGCTTTTGTGACTGAAAATATCACAAATCCATACATAAAATCTCAAGTCAATGCATCACTTGCATTAAAAGTCCATGATGAAGAAATAACTATGGAGCCTCTCAAACATGAGGAGGTTTCAGAAGATCGTCTATGTCCAACATGCAAAAACTCTCTAGTCTTTGTAGAAGGTTGTAGTATCTGCATTGAATGTGGATACAGTGGTTGTACTTCTGGATAG
- the nrdD gene encoding anaerobic ribonucleoside-triphosphate reductase, whose product MKMSDEDLELDIDVGLDEDDDDDLELESDMDSDSSPKRSGILQSTSKRVRMIFSVMASPNRIDILRILNSKGPLTYSELKSLAGFKSKKESGKFAYHLRKLLRQSLVALNKSERRYTITNLGKLVLSLARQIEERSIIESGKMYVRTSHQSIEEFNSHKIIQSLVREGSLPLELAQKITEEVENRIYKYQTTYLTGSLIREMVNSVLLEHGHEEYRNKLARLGLPVYDVQEMISNLDNVDNGAEGLLFNTGQKVFAEHLLTNILPKDVADSHLSGDLHITNPGIWSMIPDTIFVNVKELIEDGINLGGKYLDVSRIPASKQLDEITSSLSIVIALLSKEASQEVVIDGLVQLFTKHSKSLPELEQKLTDAFATASTTAKYNKTSTKVSIRLQLGTDAKIINSIINAYKNYTKITPIPKIGLIIDADKGKITDISESIAEIISIGGHVMFAKGQTSSSGVTNGSTKVTAPLSINLESVSINLPRLAFESNKDETYFRARLALLMKPALASMALRKKEISDLTRRGLNPILAKNTQYMQRSSVSLVVNLVGLKESVFNILGFQDNKEGRDILHKVIETAVDVGSKKGKELGDTVAICMTETEASTRFATLDGEKYGKNSALNSMEGDSYSQGIVINASEIATFTNKSEPIAEANKLSKILSGGLLVTLQIDSDAKVADIKKSLEKTAALTTSFKPVRKIAICGECGFKDEPFDDKCPKCKSPYVV is encoded by the coding sequence ATGAAAATGAGTGATGAGGATTTAGAATTAGATATTGATGTTGGATTAGATGAAGACGATGACGATGATCTAGAATTAGAATCTGACATGGACTCTGACTCTTCACCAAAGCGAAGTGGTATTTTACAATCTACATCAAAACGTGTCAGAATGATCTTCTCTGTCATGGCTAGTCCTAACAGAATTGATATTCTCAGAATCCTAAATTCTAAAGGACCATTAACTTATTCAGAGTTAAAATCTCTGGCCGGATTCAAATCCAAAAAAGAGAGTGGTAAATTTGCATACCACTTGAGAAAATTACTCAGACAATCACTTGTTGCACTAAACAAATCTGAAAGACGATACACCATTACAAATCTTGGAAAACTTGTTTTGAGTTTGGCAAGACAAATCGAGGAAAGATCAATTATTGAAAGTGGAAAAATGTATGTTAGAACATCACACCAATCAATTGAGGAATTTAATTCACACAAAATTATTCAATCACTAGTTCGTGAAGGAAGCCTCCCATTGGAGCTTGCACAAAAAATAACTGAAGAAGTTGAAAATAGAATTTACAAATATCAGACTACCTATCTTACAGGCTCACTTATCAGAGAAATGGTAAATTCTGTTCTCCTTGAGCACGGTCATGAGGAATATAGGAACAAACTTGCACGCCTAGGCCTGCCTGTGTATGATGTCCAGGAGATGATCTCTAATCTAGATAATGTGGACAACGGTGCTGAAGGACTTCTCTTTAACACAGGACAAAAAGTATTTGCTGAGCATCTGCTTACAAACATCCTACCAAAAGATGTAGCAGACTCTCATCTTTCTGGAGACTTGCATATCACGAATCCTGGAATTTGGTCTATGATTCCTGATACAATATTTGTAAACGTAAAAGAATTAATCGAAGATGGAATTAATCTTGGCGGAAAATATCTTGATGTATCAAGAATTCCTGCATCAAAACAACTAGATGAGATTACAAGCTCATTATCTATTGTTATTGCACTTCTTTCAAAAGAGGCTTCACAAGAAGTTGTAATTGATGGCTTGGTGCAATTATTCACAAAACATTCAAAGTCACTTCCAGAACTAGAACAAAAACTCACAGATGCATTTGCGACTGCATCTACAACTGCAAAATATAACAAAACAAGCACAAAGGTTTCAATTAGATTGCAATTAGGAACTGATGCAAAAATAATTAATTCAATTATTAATGCATACAAAAATTACACAAAGATAACTCCTATTCCAAAAATTGGTTTGATAATTGATGCAGACAAAGGAAAAATTACTGATATTTCCGAATCAATAGCTGAAATTATTTCTATTGGCGGACACGTAATGTTTGCAAAGGGTCAAACTTCTAGCTCTGGTGTTACAAATGGATCTACAAAAGTTACAGCCCCACTTTCAATAAATTTGGAATCTGTTTCAATCAATCTTCCAAGACTCGCATTTGAATCAAACAAAGATGAAACTTACTTTAGAGCAAGATTGGCATTATTAATGAAGCCTGCATTAGCATCTATGGCATTAAGAAAGAAAGAGATCTCAGATCTTACAAGAAGAGGACTAAACCCAATCCTTGCAAAGAACACACAGTACATGCAACGAAGTTCAGTTTCACTTGTTGTAAATCTGGTAGGACTCAAAGAATCTGTCTTTAACATACTTGGATTCCAAGATAACAAAGAAGGACGTGATATTCTTCATAAGGTAATTGAAACTGCAGTTGATGTTGGATCCAAAAAAGGCAAAGAGTTGGGTGATACTGTTGCAATTTGTATGACTGAAACTGAAGCATCTACTCGTTTTGCTACTTTAGATGGAGAAAAATATGGCAAAAATTCTGCCTTAAATTCAATGGAGGGTGATTCTTATTCCCAAGGAATAGTGATTAATGCCTCTGAAATTGCCACTTTTACTAACAAAAGTGAGCCTATAGCCGAGGCAAACAAGCTCTCAAAAATTCTAAGTGGAGGATTACTAGTAACTTTACAAATTGACAGTGATGCAAAGGTTGCAGATATCAAAAAATCACTAGAGAAAACAGCAGCCCTTACAACTTCTTTCAAGCCTGTAAGAAAAATTGCAATATGTGGTGAATGTGGATTTAAGGATGAGCCATTTGATGACAAGTGTCCCAAGTGCAAGTCCCCATACGTTGTCTGA
- a CDS encoding OB-fold domain-containing protein produces MTIEEQLIEYAKQGKLLTHKCTKCGYLHLSTAYYCLKCGSQGFEDVILDGVGTIATYTIITVAPAGFEKYTPYAFVVMKLDDSDLRISGFMAGIATPADLPIGTKAKITGFEDGCGIIIKKQ; encoded by the coding sequence ATGACTATTGAAGAACAACTAATTGAATATGCCAAACAAGGCAAACTCTTAACTCACAAATGTACTAAATGTGGCTATCTTCACTTATCCACTGCATATTATTGCCTAAAATGTGGCAGTCAAGGATTTGAAGATGTAATTTTAGATGGTGTAGGCACAATTGCCACATACACCATAATTACCGTAGCACCTGCAGGCTTTGAAAAATACACTCCATACGCCTTTGTTGTAATGAAACTCGATGACTCTGATTTGAGAATTTCTGGATTTATGGCAGGAATTGCAACCCCTGCAGATCTTCCAATTGGAACCAAAGCCAAAATTACTGGTTTTGAGGATGGATGTGGAATCATCATTAAAAAACAGTAA
- a CDS encoding thiolase domain-containing protein, with protein MTFVEKVCVLGAGSTKYGKLSESIADITTQASVAAIDSAGISPKDIKASYISNVFGVADKQVHIGPVLMSRLGIPDKPSLTIESACGSGSVSFREAYANVAAGFYDCLLVTGVEKVTHTGTEWTTTYFAYCSDFFYEGQAGASFPGLFASMARAYLNEFDATEEDFAAVAVKNHENGFLNPKAHMQKKITIDDVMKSAVVASPLKLYDCCPFSDGASSVILCSEKFAKEHGGDYVEVIGSGRGGSPAALQGREHMTTIPSTKIAAADAYKMAGITAKDVDFAEVHDCFTIAEVVDTEDLGFFEKGKGIQAVREGRTKLNSDISINPSGGLKSKGHPIGATGVGQVVEVFDQLTGKAGERTVKDAKIGLTHNFGATGASCAVHVFQSV; from the coding sequence GTGACATTTGTGGAAAAGGTCTGCGTTCTTGGTGCTGGTAGTACCAAATATGGAAAATTATCTGAAAGCATTGCTGATATCACTACTCAGGCATCAGTTGCAGCCATAGATAGCGCCGGTATTTCTCCAAAGGACATCAAAGCATCTTACATTTCTAACGTCTTTGGTGTTGCTGACAAACAGGTCCATATTGGTCCTGTCTTAATGAGTAGATTGGGAATTCCAGATAAACCATCATTAACAATAGAGTCTGCATGTGGAAGTGGCTCTGTATCTTTTAGAGAAGCATATGCCAATGTTGCAGCAGGATTTTATGATTGTCTGCTAGTTACTGGTGTTGAAAAAGTAACTCACACAGGAACTGAATGGACTACAACTTACTTTGCATATTGTTCAGACTTTTTTTATGAAGGTCAAGCTGGTGCATCATTTCCTGGATTATTTGCATCAATGGCAAGAGCATATCTCAATGAGTTTGATGCAACTGAAGAAGATTTTGCAGCAGTTGCAGTAAAGAATCATGAGAATGGTTTTCTTAATCCAAAAGCTCACATGCAAAAGAAAATTACTATTGATGATGTAATGAAATCTGCAGTAGTTGCAAGTCCTCTAAAACTTTATGATTGCTGTCCTTTCTCTGATGGTGCAAGTTCTGTTATTCTTTGTTCTGAAAAGTTTGCAAAAGAACATGGTGGTGACTATGTTGAAGTGATCGGTTCAGGAAGAGGTGGTTCACCTGCTGCATTGCAAGGACGTGAACACATGACAACTATTCCAAGTACAAAGATTGCAGCAGCAGACGCATACAAAATGGCAGGAATAACTGCCAAAGATGTTGACTTTGCAGAAGTACATGACTGTTTTACAATTGCAGAAGTTGTTGACACTGAAGACTTGGGATTCTTTGAAAAAGGTAAGGGTATTCAAGCTGTTCGTGAAGGCAGAACAAAATTAAATTCTGACATTTCTATTAATCCATCAGGTGGTCTTAAATCAAAAGGACATCCAATTGGCGCAACAGGTGTTGGACAAGTAGTAGAAGTATTTGATCAACTAACTGGAAAAGCTGGTGAAAGAACTGTTAAAGATGCAAAAATTGGTTTAACTCATAACTTTGGTGCAACTGGTGCAAGTTGTGCAGTTCATGTATTCCAAAGTGTATAA
- a CDS encoding topoisomerase DNA-binding C4 zinc finger domain-containing protein has protein sequence MSLTQVPIKIVLVNSSLKKPSKRSSLRTVQVKKPVVRHIAKTTKSKTSIFKKEIIQYLDSNGYLSWSSKEKKYIILGTNSPKNGLVSCPQCNLGQLMVIRSRTTRKRFMGCSNFYGGCKASSPLLQKARLRATKNPCDVCRWPMVIFRYSRNQKWTKQCSNFNCESRLVKPSK, from the coding sequence ATGTCACTGACCCAAGTCCCTATAAAAATCGTTTTAGTAAATTCATCATTGAAGAAACCATCAAAGAGATCATCACTTCGAACAGTCCAGGTCAAAAAGCCCGTTGTTAGACACATTGCAAAAACTACAAAATCCAAAACCAGCATCTTCAAAAAAGAGATCATACAGTATTTAGATTCAAACGGGTATCTTTCTTGGTCATCAAAAGAGAAAAAATACATTATTCTTGGAACAAATTCTCCAAAAAATGGACTTGTTTCATGCCCTCAGTGCAATCTTGGGCAGCTAATGGTAATTAGATCCAGAACTACAAGGAAACGATTCATGGGTTGCTCAAACTTTTATGGTGGATGCAAGGCATCCTCACCATTATTACAAAAAGCAAGACTTAGAGCAACAAAAAATCCATGTGATGTTTGTAGATGGCCAATGGTAATTTTTCGTTATTCAAGAAATCAAAAATGGACTAAACAATGCTCAAATTTTAATTGTGAAAGCAGATTAGTCAAGCCTTCAAAGTAG
- a CDS encoding carbon-nitrogen hydrolase family protein — translation MKVAVVQFKASTKKEDNLKKILSYISKATAKNATLCAFPEFMMFYTNSSQTSKQLANLAETIKGNFVTAISNAAKENHIQVVGSFYEKSRKKDRVYDTSFVIDKSGKVISTYRKIHLYDALGFRESDKMTSGSKIAKPVKTSIGKIGMMICYDLRFPEMSRSLAVAGSEVLIAPSAWVKGNMKEEHWITINKTRAIENGCYVIAPDQVGNIYCGRSLVVDPYGKILLDMKKKQGIGFVNIDLNKVRQTRKVLPLLKNRRTDVYTTLKA, via the coding sequence ATGAAAGTAGCTGTTGTTCAATTCAAAGCATCAACTAAAAAAGAAGACAATCTGAAAAAAATCCTTTCATACATTTCAAAAGCAACTGCAAAAAATGCAACACTATGTGCATTTCCAGAATTTATGATGTTTTACACAAACTCCTCACAAACTTCTAAACAACTTGCAAATTTAGCTGAAACGATAAAAGGAAATTTTGTAACAGCCATTTCAAATGCTGCAAAAGAAAATCATATCCAAGTTGTAGGCTCATTTTATGAAAAGAGTAGAAAGAAAGATCGTGTGTATGATACTTCGTTTGTAATTGATAAATCAGGTAAAGTAATCTCTACATATAGAAAAATTCATCTCTATGATGCATTAGGATTTAGAGAATCAGACAAAATGACATCGGGTTCTAAAATTGCAAAGCCTGTAAAGACATCGATTGGAAAAATTGGTATGATGATTTGTTATGATTTGAGATTTCCAGAGATGTCAAGATCTTTAGCTGTTGCAGGTTCTGAGGTATTAATTGCACCATCAGCTTGGGTTAAGGGAAACATGAAAGAGGAACACTGGATTACAATTAACAAAACTCGTGCAATAGAAAATGGTTGCTATGTCATTGCACCTGATCAAGTTGGAAATATCTACTGTGGAAGAAGTTTAGTAGTTGATCCATATGGAAAAATCTTACTTGACATGAAAAAGAAACAAGGAATAGGTTTTGTAAATATTGATTTGAACAAAGTAAGACAAACACGAAAAGTTTTACCATTGCTTAAAAACAGAAGAACAGATGTGTATACTACTTTGAAGGCTTGA
- a CDS encoding 4-oxalocrotonate tautomerase family protein encodes MPLITVSMYPGRTQEQKDEYAKAITKSAVEILKTKESHVIVVFEDNPKENWFLAGNQL; translated from the coding sequence ATGCCGTTGATTACAGTATCAATGTATCCTGGTAGGACACAGGAACAAAAAGACGAGTATGCAAAAGCAATAACAAAATCTGCAGTAGAAATTCTAAAAACAAAAGAAAGTCACGTAATTGTTGTTTTTGAAGACAATCCTAAAGAAAATTGGTTTTTAGCAGGAAACCAACTTTAA
- a CDS encoding rhomboid family intramembrane serine protease, whose amino-acid sequence MFPLRDENPTAPGFRPTVTYGLIIINVIVFFIEVAYTGQFFDFTNQNAFNLFYNWGAVPSCITGSSVLNIDFGSGPISVSCPQEPYFSLLSSTFLHGGLMHLGGNMLFLWIFGDNIEYKFGKIKYLGIYLMWGVVAGLIHIAGDTNSAIPAVGASGAISGVLGAYLIIFPRAKIQTFLMMGFFWRMLHIQAKWFLPFWLVFQNLLPFFIGGFGVAGGGVAYLAHIGGFVIGLATGYLYKKTHNSEFTYGTRYGYRPDY is encoded by the coding sequence ATGTTTCCATTAAGAGATGAGAATCCAACTGCTCCTGGATTTCGACCAACAGTAACTTATGGATTAATCATAATCAATGTTATAGTATTTTTTATCGAAGTTGCCTATACTGGACAATTCTTTGATTTTACAAATCAAAATGCATTTAATCTGTTTTATAATTGGGGTGCTGTTCCAAGCTGCATTACAGGATCAAGTGTATTGAATATTGATTTTGGTTCTGGACCAATTAGTGTTTCATGTCCTCAAGAGCCCTACTTTTCTTTACTTAGTTCAACTTTCTTGCATGGTGGTTTGATGCATCTTGGAGGTAACATGTTGTTTTTGTGGATCTTTGGAGACAACATTGAATACAAATTTGGAAAAATAAAGTATCTTGGAATTTATTTAATGTGGGGAGTTGTAGCTGGCTTAATCCACATTGCTGGTGATACTAACAGCGCTATTCCTGCTGTTGGTGCATCAGGTGCAATCTCTGGAGTATTGGGCGCATATCTGATTATTTTCCCAAGAGCTAAAATTCAGACGTTTCTTATGATGGGATTCTTTTGGAGAATGCTGCATATCCAAGCTAAATGGTTCTTACCTTTCTGGTTAGTTTTTCAAAATTTATTGCCATTTTTCATTGGAGGATTCGGTGTTGCTGGCGGTGGTGTAGCATATCTTGCTCACATTGGTGGATTTGTTATAGGATTGGCAACAGGATATCTCTACAAAAAAACTCACAATTCAGAGTTTACCTATGGTACAAGATATGGATACAGACCAGATTATTGA
- a CDS encoding CHRD domain-containing protein — protein MQTKTNVLVFSLAAILSLSVVAMGELPQAIADKDYDDGEKKLKFKKKADFTADCAQVNTGVGTDWGCEASFWLDKKGENLKYKIRINNMDLTGWQTIDDVADNVGKVHLHTDADGHVLNVWKAPIEDDAQMKAIPSKGILKGIYDDSDVTSDEDAAAGNIGHHDTSKPLTANLDDLCNGSFFVMIHEATGPGVLKGYLDTTKQGEKVCNKLGF, from the coding sequence ATGCAAACAAAAACAAATGTGTTAGTATTTTCACTAGCTGCAATTCTTTCTTTATCTGTTGTTGCAATGGGAGAACTCCCTCAAGCAATAGCAGACAAAGATTATGATGATGGTGAGAAAAAACTCAAATTCAAGAAAAAAGCAGATTTCACAGCTGACTGTGCTCAAGTTAATACTGGAGTAGGAACAGATTGGGGATGTGAAGCCTCATTTTGGCTTGACAAAAAAGGTGAAAATCTAAAGTACAAAATCCGTATCAACAATATGGATTTGACTGGATGGCAAACTATTGACGATGTTGCCGATAATGTTGGAAAAGTTCATCTTCATACTGATGCTGATGGTCATGTCCTAAATGTATGGAAGGCACCGATAGAAGATGATGCACAAATGAAAGCAATACCATCAAAGGGTATTCTCAAAGGCATCTATGATGATAGTGATGTTACATCTGATGAAGATGCAGCAGCAGGTAACATTGGCCATCATGATACATCAAAACCACTAACTGCAAATCTTGATGATTTATGCAATGGTAGTTTTTTTGTAATGATTCATGAAGCAACAGGTCCCGGTGTTCTAAAAGGATATCTTGATACAACAAAACAAGGCGAAAAAGTCTGTAACAAATTAGGTTTCTAA